The following are from one region of the Polaribacter marinaquae genome:
- a CDS encoding heavy metal translocating P-type ATPase produces MKHTYKITGMTCNGCRSHVEKILSKVEGVAKASVDLEKAEATIEMESHIKLETFQEALKTDGDRYSILIPNNNKMKHTYHIHGMTCNGCRSHVEKTLSEIVGVSKASVNLEKAEAMIEMDAHIKLETFQEALKNDGGRYSIHKQGRHHHIKEEKKEVPKGKGTGTFYCPMHCEGEKTYEKPGDCPVCGMDLVEEQNLSTTNSEQWTCPMHPEVVKDEAGDCPICGMDLVPMEADSSAEEKAYKKLSKKFWIAVAFTLPIFFIAMSEMLANNPLYDILEQKNWNWIQFVLSIPVVFYATWMFFERAYKSIKTWNLNMFTLIGIGAGVAWLFSFFGMLFPDVFPNQFKTEYGAVHVYFEATTVILTLVLMGQLLEARAHSKTNSAVKELLKLAPNKATKIVDGEEVEVSIDKIELDDILKVKPGDKIPVDGKITEGQTTVDESMITGEPIPVNKSEGDKISSGTINGNQSFLMKAQKVGSDTLLSQIIHMVNDASRSRAPIQKLADTVSGYFVPIVVLISVLTFIVWAIWGPEPAYVYALVNAIAVLIIACPCALGLATPMSVMVGVGKGAQNGVLIKNAEALEKLDKVNSLIIDKTGTITEGKPTVEKIGSFDDNYTENEVLNYIVSLNSNSEHPLAEATVKYGKEQNAEILKSNSFSAVTGKGVEAKIDGKNVALGNPKMMEYAKADITSKMKDEAKSYQKQGKTVSYLSIDETVVGYVVIGDKIKETSAKAIKALQDKGIDVIMLTGDNHDTAKAVASELNLADFKASMLPEDKLKEVEKLQKNGKVVAMAGDGINDAPALAKSDVGIAMGTGTDVAIESAMITLVKGDLHGIVKARNLSHGVMRNIKQNLFFALIYNILGVPIAAGVLFPFFGILLSPMIAALAMSFSSVSVIVNALRLKTIKI; encoded by the coding sequence ATGAAACACACATATAAAATAACAGGAATGACCTGTAATGGTTGCAGAAGTCATGTAGAAAAAATACTTTCAAAAGTTGAAGGTGTTGCTAAAGCATCTGTAGATTTAGAAAAAGCTGAAGCAACCATAGAAATGGAATCTCATATTAAATTAGAAACTTTTCAAGAAGCTTTAAAAACTGATGGAGACAGATATAGTATTCTTATTCCAAATAATAATAAAATGAAACACACATATCATATTCACGGAATGACTTGCAATGGTTGTAGAAGTCATGTAGAAAAAACACTTTCAGAAATCGTTGGTGTTTCCAAAGCATCTGTTAATTTAGAAAAAGCAGAAGCAATGATTGAAATGGATGCTCATATTAAATTAGAAACATTTCAAGAAGCTTTAAAAAATGATGGTGGACGATATAGTATTCACAAACAAGGAAGACACCATCATATAAAAGAAGAAAAAAAAGAAGTTCCTAAAGGAAAAGGAACTGGTACTTTTTATTGCCCTATGCATTGTGAGGGTGAAAAAACGTATGAAAAACCTGGTGATTGTCCAGTCTGTGGTATGGATTTAGTGGAAGAACAAAATTTATCAACTACAAATTCAGAACAATGGACCTGCCCAATGCACCCAGAAGTTGTAAAAGATGAAGCTGGTGATTGCCCAATTTGTGGAATGGATTTAGTGCCAATGGAGGCTGATAGTTCTGCCGAAGAAAAAGCATATAAAAAATTATCTAAAAAGTTTTGGATAGCAGTTGCGTTTACATTGCCTATTTTCTTTATAGCAATGAGCGAAATGCTGGCTAATAATCCATTATACGATATTTTAGAACAGAAGAACTGGAATTGGATTCAGTTTGTATTATCAATTCCAGTAGTATTTTATGCAACTTGGATGTTTTTTGAACGTGCTTATAAAAGTATAAAAACTTGGAATCTAAATATGTTTACACTTATTGGTATTGGTGCTGGTGTAGCTTGGTTGTTTAGTTTTTTTGGTATGCTTTTTCCTGATGTTTTTCCAAACCAATTTAAAACAGAATATGGAGCAGTACACGTTTATTTTGAAGCAACAACCGTAATTTTAACCTTGGTTTTAATGGGGCAATTATTAGAAGCTCGTGCGCATAGTAAAACAAATTCTGCTGTAAAAGAATTGTTAAAATTAGCACCTAATAAAGCAACCAAAATAGTAGATGGCGAAGAGGTTGAAGTATCTATTGATAAAATAGAATTAGATGATATTTTGAAAGTAAAACCAGGTGATAAAATTCCAGTTGATGGAAAAATAACAGAAGGGCAAACAACTGTTGATGAATCTATGATCACTGGAGAACCAATTCCTGTAAACAAATCAGAAGGCGATAAAATAAGCAGTGGAACAATAAATGGGAATCAGTCCTTTTTAATGAAAGCCCAAAAAGTGGGTAGTGATACATTACTTTCTCAAATTATTCATATGGTAAACGATGCCAGTAGAAGTCGTGCGCCAATTCAAAAATTAGCAGATACCGTTTCTGGTTACTTCGTTCCAATAGTGGTTTTAATTTCTGTGCTTACATTTATTGTTTGGGCAATTTGGGGCCCAGAACCTGCGTATGTATATGCATTAGTAAATGCAATTGCAGTTTTAATTATTGCTTGTCCATGTGCATTAGGTTTGGCAACACCAATGTCTGTAATGGTTGGTGTTGGTAAAGGTGCTCAAAATGGGGTGCTAATTAAAAATGCGGAAGCTTTAGAAAAATTAGACAAAGTAAATTCACTAATCATTGATAAAACAGGAACAATTACGGAAGGAAAACCAACTGTGGAAAAAATTGGTTCTTTTGATGATAATTATACTGAAAATGAGGTTTTAAATTATATTGTTTCTTTAAATTCAAATAGTGAACATCCTTTAGCAGAAGCTACTGTAAAATATGGAAAAGAACAAAATGCAGAAATTTTAAAGTCTAATTCTTTTTCTGCTGTTACCGGTAAAGGTGTTGAAGCTAAAATTGATGGAAAAAATGTAGCCTTAGGTAATCCTAAAATGATGGAATATGCTAAAGCGGATATTACTTCTAAAATGAAAGATGAAGCTAAATCTTACCAAAAACAGGGTAAAACAGTTTCTTATTTATCAATAGATGAAACCGTTGTTGGGTATGTAGTTATAGGAGATAAAATAAAAGAAACAAGTGCTAAAGCGATTAAAGCACTTCAAGATAAAGGCATTGATGTGATAATGCTTACAGGTGATAATCACGATACTGCAAAAGCAGTAGCATCAGAATTAAATTTGGCAGATTTTAAAGCCAGTATGTTACCAGAGGACAAACTCAAAGAAGTTGAGAAATTACAAAAAAACGGAAAAGTAGTTGCTATGGCAGGTGATGGTATTAATGATGCACCAGCATTGGCAAAAAGTGATGTAGGTATTGCAATGGGAACTGGAACTGATGTTGCTATTGAAAGTGCAATGATAACTTTGGTTAAAGGAGATTTACACGGTATTGTTAAGGCAAGAAATTTAAGTCATGGTGTAATGAGAAACATTAAACAGAATTTATTTTTTGCATTGATTTACAACATATTAGGTGTACCAATTGCTGCAGGTGTTTTATTTCCTTTTTTCGGTATATTATTATCTCCAATGATTGCAGCATTAGCAATGAGTTTTAGCTCGGTTTCTGTAATTGTGAATGCATTAAGGTTAAAAACAATTAAAATATAA
- a CDS encoding DUF2911 domain-containing protein, producing MKKLVIVLVLITTIFSCKNETKKTDNYEHKNHPTKSVKENIPKKKVLSPHQSTMAMVGDAHIHMDYSSPGVRGRIIFGGLVGYDNVWQAGAHNATWIETNEDLLINNEVLPKGKYGFFTIPSKGDWTVMINKNWDQHGKDEYDENDDVIRFKVTPKISEDIQEHLEYKVSKTSENSGTINMKWEKVNVEFPFTIN from the coding sequence ATGAAAAAATTAGTAATCGTACTTGTATTAATAACAACAATCTTTAGTTGTAAAAATGAAACTAAAAAAACAGATAATTATGAACATAAAAACCATCCTACAAAATCAGTAAAAGAGAACATACCAAAAAAGAAAGTATTAAGTCCACACCAATCTACTATGGCAATGGTTGGTGATGCTCATATTCATATGGATTATTCTTCTCCTGGTGTTAGAGGAAGAATAATTTTTGGTGGTTTAGTTGGTTATGATAATGTTTGGCAAGCAGGTGCGCATAATGCCACTTGGATAGAAACAAATGAAGATTTACTGATTAATAATGAAGTGCTTCCGAAAGGTAAATATGGGTTTTTCACAATTCCATCTAAAGGAGATTGGACTGTTATGATTAACAAAAATTGGGATCAGCATGGAAAAGATGAATATGATGAAAATGATGATGTGATTCGGTTTAAGGTAACTCCTAAAATTTCAGAAGATATTCAAGAACATCTAGAGTATAAGGTTTCAAAAACCAGCGAAAATTCTGGGACAATAAATATGAAATGGGAAAAAGTAAACGTTGAATTTCCCTTTACAATAAACTAA
- a CDS encoding PepSY domain-containing protein, whose protein sequence is MVNRSTASKIRKTHRYLGIFLGIQFLMWTISGLYFSWTDIDEIHGDHFKKELPHQTIFKNLIGSSQLENEQSIKSLELIEIANQPYFWINESQLYNAISGSKKEEITEQEALKVAERYMLPDLKVESIHRIETVGKHHEYRGRPLPAYEISYKTDENLKAYVAINNGAFQTVRHRDWRWFDFLWMTHTMDYQGRDNFNTIVLRAFSLLGLITVLSGFTLWFISSPSIRKLKKENNH, encoded by the coding sequence ATGGTTAACAGGAGTACTGCATCAAAAATCCGGAAAACACATCGTTATTTAGGAATCTTTTTAGGTATCCAGTTTTTGATGTGGACGATTAGTGGGCTCTATTTTAGTTGGACAGATATTGATGAAATTCATGGTGATCATTTCAAGAAAGAATTACCACATCAAACAATATTCAAGAATTTGATTGGTTCGTCTCAACTAGAAAATGAGCAAAGCATAAAATCTTTAGAGTTAATAGAAATTGCAAATCAACCCTATTTTTGGATCAATGAAAGTCAGCTATACAATGCAATTTCAGGTTCCAAAAAGGAAGAAATCACAGAGCAAGAAGCTCTTAAAGTTGCAGAACGTTATATGTTACCTGATTTAAAAGTTGAAAGTATTCATAGAATTGAGACTGTTGGGAAACATCACGAATATCGTGGAAGACCATTACCAGCCTATGAAATTTCATATAAAACGGATGAAAACCTAAAGGCTTATGTCGCAATTAATAATGGTGCTTTTCAAACTGTAAGACATAGAGATTGGCGTTGGTTTGACTTTTTATGGATGACACATACAATGGATTATCAAGGGAGAGATAATTTTAATACAATCGTTTTAAGAGCATTTTCACTATTAGGATTAATTACTGTGTTAAGCGGTTTTACATTATGGTTTATATCTTCACCATCAATTAGAAAATTAAAAAAAGAAAATAATCATTAA
- a CDS encoding DUF305 domain-containing protein, with product MESNQHSNKENGMSNYTKFYLMLGCSFIAMYITMYLNTYVFDHVYFSLTRFYMVCLGISTMALIMWFFMRNMYKNKKKNIVILIGSVVLFLGALGLVREQKSTVDDVLWMKAMIPHHSIAILTSERADIQDPEVKRLADDIIKAQRKEIEEMKAMIKRLENEK from the coding sequence ATGGAATCAAATCAACACTCAAACAAAGAAAACGGAATGAGCAATTACACAAAATTCTATTTAATGTTAGGTTGCTCTTTTATAGCAATGTACATCACAATGTATTTAAATACGTATGTATTTGACCACGTATATTTTAGTCTAACACGCTTTTATATGGTCTGTCTAGGAATATCTACGATGGCATTAATTATGTGGTTTTTTATGCGAAATATGTATAAAAACAAAAAGAAAAACATTGTTATTTTAATAGGTAGTGTGGTACTTTTTTTAGGTGCTTTGGGGTTAGTACGTGAACAAAAATCTACAGTTGATGATGTTCTTTGGATGAAAGCAATGATACCACATCATTCTATAGCGATATTAACAAGTGAACGTGCAGATATTCAAGATCCAGAAGTTAAAAGATTGGCTGATGATATTATCAAAGCACAACGTAAAGAAATTGAAGAAATGAAAGCCATGATAAAACGTTTAGAAAATGAAAAATAA
- a CDS encoding efflux RND transporter periplasmic adaptor subunit, producing the protein MKNNKIIIYIGILLVGLLMGWFLFGNASNKEAVHNHDATVTTNQMWTCSMHPQIMKSAPGDCPICGMDLIPAENNSDGLMADQFKLTENAMALANIQTSIVGNDKVENNGILLSGKIVENEEENAIQVSYFSGRIERLNINSTGVKVNKGQLLATIYSPELFAAQQELITASSLKETQPTLYKAVRNKLKLWKLSETQINQIETSGKVKENFPVYATVSGTVSEKLVAEGASVKQGQPLFKIANFNTLWANFDVYENQIGLFKKGQEISITTNTNKVINAKVDFIDPVLDTKTRTVKLRVVLNNRNNLLKPGMFVEGKIKGINSNEGAIISIPASAVLWTGKRSVVYVKMNENAPVFEMREITLGNRIGDNYEVLKGLKNEDEIVTNGTFTVDAAAQLQGKKSMMNKKGGKVMTGHENHLGMEKNTSSITISFNKNERIEVSEDFQNQLKTVFNAYIKLKDALVKEETNKSISASKKLLENISKVDMKLLKDNETHTNWMSLVKEIKKATTSISKASNIKEQRSHFKNLSLNLIKAIQIFGINTKVFVEFCPMANNNKGAYWLSKEEKVINPYYGDKMLTCGEVKQVIE; encoded by the coding sequence ATGAAAAATAATAAGATTATAATTTACATAGGTATTCTTTTAGTAGGGCTTTTAATGGGGTGGTTTCTATTTGGAAATGCATCAAATAAGGAGGCAGTTCATAATCATGATGCCACTGTTACAACAAATCAAATGTGGACGTGTTCTATGCATCCGCAAATTATGAAATCAGCTCCTGGTGATTGTCCAATTTGTGGTATGGATTTAATTCCTGCAGAAAATAATTCAGATGGTTTAATGGCAGACCAATTTAAACTTACAGAAAATGCAATGGCTTTAGCAAACATCCAAACGTCTATTGTTGGTAATGATAAAGTAGAAAATAATGGAATTCTATTATCAGGAAAAATTGTAGAAAATGAAGAAGAAAATGCTATACAAGTAAGTTATTTCTCTGGTAGAATAGAACGTTTAAACATCAATTCTACAGGTGTAAAGGTTAATAAAGGGCAACTATTAGCAACTATTTATTCACCAGAATTATTTGCTGCACAACAAGAATTAATTACTGCTTCCTCTTTAAAAGAAACACAACCAACATTATACAAAGCTGTTCGTAACAAATTGAAATTATGGAAACTTTCAGAAACTCAAATTAATCAAATTGAGACATCAGGTAAAGTAAAAGAAAACTTTCCTGTGTATGCAACTGTTTCTGGTACAGTTTCAGAAAAATTGGTAGCAGAAGGAGCGTCTGTAAAACAAGGGCAACCTTTATTTAAAATAGCAAACTTTAACACTCTTTGGGCAAATTTTGATGTGTATGAAAATCAGATTGGTTTGTTTAAAAAAGGTCAAGAAATTTCTATAACAACAAATACCAATAAAGTAATTAATGCAAAAGTAGATTTTATAGACCCTGTTTTAGATACAAAAACAAGAACCGTAAAATTAAGAGTTGTACTTAATAATAGAAACAACCTATTAAAACCAGGAATGTTTGTTGAAGGAAAAATTAAAGGAATAAATTCAAATGAAGGAGCAATTATTTCTATTCCAGCATCAGCAGTTTTATGGACAGGAAAACGCTCTGTTGTTTATGTAAAAATGAATGAGAATGCTCCTGTTTTTGAAATGCGCGAAATTACATTAGGCAATAGAATTGGCGATAACTACGAGGTTTTAAAAGGTTTAAAAAATGAAGATGAAATAGTAACTAATGGAACTTTTACGGTTGATGCTGCTGCACAATTACAAGGCAAAAAATCTATGATGAATAAAAAAGGTGGTAAAGTAATGACAGGTCACGAAAATCATCTTGGTATGGAAAAGAATACTTCATCAATAACAATTAGCTTCAATAAAAACGAGAGAATAGAAGTGTCAGAAGATTTTCAAAACCAATTAAAAACAGTTTTTAATGCGTATATAAAATTAAAAGATGCTTTGGTTAAAGAAGAAACTAATAAATCAATTTCAGCTTCAAAAAAGCTATTAGAAAACATATCTAAAGTAGATATGAAACTACTAAAAGATAATGAAACTCATACAAATTGGATGTCTTTAGTAAAAGAAATAAAAAAAGCTACTACATCAATTTCTAAAGCATCAAATATTAAAGAACAAAGAAGTCATTTTAAAAATTTGTCTTTAAACCTAATAAAAGCAATTCAAATATTCGGTATCAACACAAAAGTGTTTGTAGAATTCTGTCCTATGGCAAATAATAACAAGGGTGCGTATTGGTTGAGTAAAGAAGAAAAAGTAATAAATCCTTATTATGGTGATAAAATGTTAACCTGTGGTGAAGTAAAACAAGTAATAGAATAA
- a CDS encoding heavy-metal-associated domain-containing protein codes for MKKVILSVVIIAATVFVSCKNEGKKETNTNKTEVSKEVATIEISFGVRGNCGMCKSTIEKAANNVDGVATAVWDVDKKKIAVSFDESKTNVMAIHKAIAASGYDTEKAKGDIDAYDNLPGCCKYDHTMEMNQSN; via the coding sequence ATGAAAAAAGTAATTTTAAGTGTAGTAATTATTGCAGCAACAGTATTTGTAAGCTGTAAAAACGAAGGTAAAAAAGAAACAAATACCAACAAAACTGAAGTTTCTAAAGAAGTGGCAACAATAGAAATTTCTTTTGGTGTAAGAGGAAACTGTGGTATGTGTAAAAGTACCATAGAAAAAGCAGCAAACAATGTTGATGGTGTTGCAACTGCAGTTTGGGATGTAGATAAAAAGAAAATTGCTGTTTCTTTTGATGAAAGTAAAACGAATGTAATGGCTATTCATAAAGCAATTGCAGCTTCAGGTTATGATACAGAAAAAGCGAAAGGAGATATAGATGCTTATGATAATTTACCTGGTTGTTGTAAATATGACCATACTATGGAAATGAATCAATCTAATTAA
- a CDS encoding DUF6660 family protein: MKYLAFILSIYILALNLAPCEDYAALDNEVKTENLQATNSDHQHQDLDLCSPFCICQCCHINTIDFKFIDVNIISYYISTQDFFYQNGTEKDFTTSILQPPRA, encoded by the coding sequence ATGAAATATTTAGCCTTCATATTATCAATTTATATTTTAGCCCTTAATTTAGCACCTTGCGAAGATTATGCTGCGCTTGATAATGAGGTTAAAACAGAAAATTTACAAGCAACAAACAGTGATCATCAACATCAAGATTTAGACTTATGCTCTCCTTTTTGTATTTGTCAATGTTGTCATATTAATACAATAGATTTCAAATTTATAGATGTAAATATTATCTCATACTACATTTCTACCCAAGACTTTTTCTACCAAAATGGTACAGAAAAAGACTTTACTACTTCAATTTTACAGCCACCAAGGGCTTAA
- a CDS encoding efflux RND transporter periplasmic adaptor subunit, with product MKNTRYIILTLLTVSFLLIACGNKENQKNEEAHLHSDNIKSETKEAHSDEEKVLLSQKQFETLKMKIDTIALRNLVGYVEANGTLEVPPQNEAAITSVVGANVVFINVIEGDKVNKGQVVAYLSHPNIIKMQTDYLNAVSNSNFLKKNYQRQQKLYNAGVGSGANFQKAEAEYDASKAMANGLEAQLKLLNINTSLVKNGTIAQSISLRSPIEGYVQKVEVKTGQYVEPQTELFEIVNTHHVHADLMVFEKDVYKVKKGQKVTFNVQSIQDKELTAEIYSVSKTFEDNPKAVHVHAEIENKKGNLIPGMYIKGKIQVDNTASRALPESAVIKEGDKFYVFSVKKENDDWSFKPVEVILGAKDGNWLAVQFTRKLDKSTKFAYNNAYYLMAEMKKGDAEHEH from the coding sequence ATGAAAAATACACGATATATAATCTTAACATTACTAACTGTTTCTTTTTTACTTATTGCTTGTGGAAATAAGGAGAATCAAAAGAATGAAGAAGCACATTTGCACAGCGATAATATAAAGTCAGAAACCAAAGAAGCTCATAGTGATGAGGAAAAAGTTCTGCTTTCACAAAAGCAATTTGAAACTTTAAAAATGAAAATTGACACAATAGCCTTAAGAAATTTGGTTGGGTATGTAGAAGCTAATGGTACACTAGAAGTACCTCCTCAAAACGAAGCAGCAATAACTTCAGTGGTTGGTGCAAATGTAGTATTTATAAATGTTATTGAAGGCGACAAAGTAAACAAAGGTCAAGTAGTTGCCTATTTATCACATCCTAATATCATAAAAATGCAGACTGATTATTTGAATGCAGTAAGCAACAGTAATTTTTTAAAGAAGAACTATCAACGTCAACAAAAATTATATAATGCAGGAGTTGGCTCTGGTGCAAATTTTCAAAAAGCAGAAGCTGAATATGATGCCTCAAAAGCGATGGCAAACGGCTTAGAAGCACAATTAAAACTATTAAACATAAACACCTCATTAGTTAAAAATGGTACAATTGCTCAAAGTATTTCATTACGAAGCCCAATAGAAGGTTATGTTCAAAAGGTTGAAGTGAAAACAGGTCAGTATGTAGAACCACAAACCGAACTTTTTGAAATTGTAAACACACATCACGTTCACGCAGATTTAATGGTATTCGAAAAAGATGTTTATAAAGTAAAGAAAGGTCAAAAAGTAACCTTTAATGTGCAATCAATACAAGATAAAGAACTAACAGCAGAAATTTATTCAGTAAGTAAAACATTTGAAGATAATCCTAAAGCTGTTCACGTTCACGCAGAAATTGAAAACAAAAAAGGAAATTTAATTCCAGGTATGTATATAAAAGGTAAAATTCAAGTCGACAATACAGCATCAAGGGCATTACCAGAAAGTGCTGTCATAAAAGAAGGTGATAAATTTTATGTTTTTTCAGTAAAAAAAGAAAATGATGATTGGAGTTTTAAGCCTGTTGAAGTAATTTTAGGAGCTAAAGATGGTAATTGGCTAGCTGTTCAATTTACTCGAAAATTAGACAAATCCACAAAATTTGCATACAACAATGCATATTATTTAATGGCTGAAATGAAAAAAGGAGACGCAGAACACGAACATTAA
- a CDS encoding Fur family transcriptional regulator, producing MKTIEQLLESKKIRVTAMRLLIYKFLANKQVAVTLSDIENAFEKAERTTLYRTIKTFEEKAIVHQIDDGTGITKYALCEKGCNCEIETDLHLHFHCNNCNETICLTEHKIPQIKVPDGFVSENVNLVVKGICDKCSGQ from the coding sequence ATGAAAACAATAGAACAACTTTTAGAATCAAAAAAGATAAGGGTTACAGCAATGCGTCTATTAATTTATAAATTCCTTGCAAATAAACAAGTAGCTGTAACGTTAAGTGATATAGAAAATGCTTTTGAAAAAGCAGAAAGAACAACGCTTTATAGAACTATAAAAACGTTTGAAGAAAAAGCAATAGTGCATCAAATTGATGATGGTACAGGAATTACAAAATATGCATTATGTGAAAAAGGATGCAATTGTGAGATTGAAACCGATTTACATTTACATTTTCATTGCAATAACTGTAATGAAACCATTTGTTTAACAGAACATAAGATTCCCCAAATTAAAGTACCTGATGGATTTGTTTCAGAAAATGTAAACTTGGTAGTAAAAGGGATTTGTGATAAATGTAGTGGACAATAA
- a CDS encoding metalloregulator ArsR/SmtB family transcription factor: protein MKLEITCTRAEANHKQLQNCMETLDKMEGSFQKMTKLLSIAGNDVRLKILFLLNTENELCPCDLADILKMSVPAISQHIRKIKDAGIISSRRDGQTLYYSLNRDETEIFSSIFESIELIRKTA from the coding sequence ATGAAATTAGAAATAACCTGTACAAGGGCGGAAGCCAACCATAAGCAGTTACAAAACTGTATGGAGACATTGGATAAAATGGAAGGAAGTTTTCAAAAAATGACAAAACTTTTGTCAATTGCTGGGAACGATGTAAGGTTGAAAATTCTTTTTCTCTTAAATACTGAAAATGAACTATGTCCTTGTGATTTGGCAGATATTCTAAAAATGAGTGTGCCTGCAATCTCTCAACACATTCGTAAAATTAAGGACGCTGGAATTATCTCTTCAAGACGAGATGGTCAAACACTTTACTATTCATTAAATAGAGATGAAACAGAGATATTTAGTAGCATTTTTGAGTCTATAGAATTAATTAGAAAAACAGCTTAA
- the merTP gene encoding mercuric transport protein MerTP: protein MKTEKTSKNAAYTGLFAAVAASSCCIPPVIALIAGVGGSASALSWMEPFRPYLIGLAIVAIGYAWYNYLKPKNADDCGCEVDAKPKWFQTKGFLIGITLFAAVSIAFPYYAHIFYPDNKKEVIVVNQSNIQTLKVDVKGMTCVSCEDHVKHAVNELDGIVNVAASYEKENAEIKYDSTKTSKEDIEKAINATGYTVTNKLKDE from the coding sequence ATGAAAACAGAAAAAACATCAAAAAATGCAGCATACACAGGTTTATTTGCTGCTGTAGCAGCATCATCTTGTTGCATACCTCCTGTTATAGCATTAATTGCTGGCGTTGGAGGAAGTGCGTCTGCCCTATCTTGGATGGAACCTTTTAGACCTTATTTAATTGGTTTAGCTATAGTCGCAATTGGCTATGCCTGGTATAATTATTTAAAACCAAAAAACGCTGATGATTGTGGTTGTGAAGTTGATGCAAAACCAAAATGGTTTCAAACCAAAGGTTTTTTAATTGGTATTACATTGTTTGCAGCAGTTTCAATTGCTTTCCCTTATTATGCTCATATTTTTTATCCTGATAATAAAAAAGAAGTCATAGTAGTAAACCAATCTAATATTCAGACTTTAAAAGTTGATGTAAAAGGAATGACTTGTGTTTCATGTGAAGATCACGTTAAACACGCCGTAAATGAATTAGATGGAATTGTTAATGTAGCTGCTTCATATGAAAAAGAAAATGCAGAAATTAAGTATGACAGTACAAAAACATCCAAAGAAGATATAGAGAAAGCCATAAATGCAACGGGTTATACTGTTACCAATAAATTGAAAGATGAGTAA